From Candidatus Brocadia sp., a single genomic window includes:
- the moaA gene encoding GTP 3',8-cyclase MoaA, which translates to MSIIDKYLRRINRLRISVTDLCNLRCVYCRPEGGLDLSKHKDILTYEEIITVVRHAVKLGIKSFRLTGGEPLFRKNIDYLLRMLGNVQGIEDLAITTNGIYLKNYAKVLKEIGLFRLNISLDSLDDTKFEEITRGGKLKDVLDGIEDVLHLGFKNTKINVVAMKGINDDEFEEFAKLTLERDLEVRFIEYMAMNKESLASEDKYIPMADIIDIIGKDNELVALPPPMLGSGAAKTYKIKGAMGTLGFVSAVSQPFCNSCNRLRLTSDGKLRSCLLSGGEIDLKAILRNNPTEEQLTEAFLRAANLKPSVHSGKGHVVMHQVGG; encoded by the coding sequence ATGAGCATTATAGATAAATATTTGAGAAGGATAAACCGATTAAGGATATCGGTAACAGACCTCTGTAATCTTCGATGCGTTTATTGCAGACCCGAGGGCGGATTGGATCTCTCGAAGCATAAGGATATTCTGACATATGAGGAGATCATAACCGTGGTGCGGCATGCCGTAAAGTTGGGGATCAAGAGTTTTCGCCTGACAGGCGGGGAACCGCTTTTCAGGAAAAATATTGACTACTTACTTCGAATGCTCGGAAATGTTCAGGGTATCGAAGATCTGGCCATAACGACAAATGGTATTTATCTGAAAAACTATGCAAAGGTACTAAAGGAAATCGGGTTATTCAGATTAAACATCAGCCTCGACAGTCTGGATGACACAAAGTTTGAAGAGATCACCAGGGGTGGGAAGCTAAAAGACGTCCTGGACGGAATTGAGGACGTTCTTCATTTGGGATTTAAAAACACAAAGATTAACGTGGTTGCCATGAAGGGAATTAATGACGACGAATTCGAAGAGTTTGCGAAGCTCACGTTGGAACGGGATCTTGAAGTACGCTTTATTGAATATATGGCAATGAATAAAGAAAGTCTGGCCTCTGAGGACAAGTATATTCCAATGGCCGATATTATCGATATCATCGGAAAAGATAACGAACTCGTAGCGCTTCCGCCTCCCATGCTCGGCAGCGGTGCTGCAAAAACATATAAGATCAAGGGCGCTATGGGAACATTGGGATTTGTATCAGCGGTGAGTCAGCCCTTTTGCAATTCGTGTAACCGTCTCCGCTTGACCTCAGACGGGAAGCTTCGCTCTTGCTTATTGTCTGGTGGTGAGATTGACTTAAAGGCCATTCTGCGAAACAATCCTACCGAAGAACAACTTACCGAAGCCTTTCTCCGCGCTGCAAACCTGAAACCTTCTGTGCATTCCGGCAAGGGGCACGTCGTGATGCACCAAGTGGGGGGATGA
- a CDS encoding sigma-54-dependent Fis family transcriptional regulator, translating to MFHILVVEDQKNMRESLVIAFKRAGYNVDSVENGEKAVEFQKNHVYDLVVVDLKMEAMDGLEVLSIIKRITPSTEVVVMTAFGTIDSAIQAMRNGAYDYVTKPFQLSDILSVVERALEKKRLSDKVNNLQKGVKEKYKFEGVIGNSPVMMRLLNILVELTNSESTVLITGESGTGKELIARAIHSNSLRADKPFVVVNCGALPENLQESELFGHVLGSFTGAVKDKKGIFLEAQGGTLFLDEIGETSPSTQVKLLRFLQNGEIRKVGDNKPIYLDIRIIVATNKDLEEATKNGSFRKDLFYRLNVIRIHLPPLRERKEDLPLLINYFVNMYSNKLKKRPPEISGDAMTLLLNYPWPGNVRELENVIERAVTLAKGSHITIADLALQSASSADTINVMIEMGGIRAALAQEERKTIIESLRKHAGNRKQAASNLGISTTTLWRKMKEYQIVSKTSYNTENS from the coding sequence ATGTTCCATATTCTGGTTGTTGAAGATCAAAAAAATATGCGAGAATCTCTCGTGATAGCTTTTAAGAGGGCCGGCTATAATGTCGATAGTGTTGAAAACGGAGAAAAGGCTGTAGAATTTCAAAAAAACCATGTCTATGATTTGGTGGTCGTGGATCTTAAAATGGAAGCCATGGACGGTCTGGAGGTGCTGTCGATCATTAAACGTATCACTCCGTCGACAGAGGTTGTTGTCATGACTGCTTTTGGTACGATTGACAGTGCAATTCAGGCGATGAGGAATGGTGCCTACGATTACGTTACCAAGCCTTTTCAGCTTTCTGATATACTTTCCGTGGTTGAACGGGCATTAGAAAAGAAACGCTTGTCAGACAAGGTCAATAACCTTCAAAAAGGAGTTAAGGAAAAGTATAAATTTGAGGGTGTTATTGGCAATTCCCCTGTAATGATGCGTCTCCTGAATATCCTTGTGGAACTGACAAACAGTGAAAGTACCGTACTGATTACCGGAGAAAGCGGGACGGGCAAGGAGTTAATCGCGCGTGCCATCCATAGCAATAGTCTCAGGGCTGATAAACCATTTGTTGTGGTAAATTGTGGGGCATTGCCGGAGAACTTGCAAGAGAGCGAATTGTTTGGGCACGTCCTGGGTTCGTTCACGGGAGCAGTAAAAGATAAAAAAGGTATCTTTTTAGAGGCGCAGGGCGGCACCTTGTTTTTAGATGAGATTGGCGAGACATCACCTTCGACCCAGGTCAAACTCCTTCGATTCCTGCAAAATGGCGAGATACGGAAGGTTGGTGATAATAAGCCAATTTACCTGGATATCCGGATTATTGTCGCGACAAACAAAGACCTTGAAGAGGCTACCAAAAATGGGTCCTTTCGAAAAGATTTATTTTACCGGCTCAATGTGATCAGGATTCATTTGCCGCCACTCAGAGAAAGGAAAGAAGACCTTCCACTTTTAATCAACTACTTCGTAAATATGTACTCGAACAAGCTGAAAAAGAGACCACCGGAAATATCCGGAGACGCAATGACACTGCTTTTGAATTACCCGTGGCCCGGGAATGTCCGGGAATTGGAAAATGTAATTGAGAGGGCTGTTACGCTTGCGAAGGGTAGCCACATAACCATTGCTGACCTGGCGTTGCAAAGTGCGTCATCAGCGGATACCATAAACGTCATGATTGAGATGGGTGGTATTCGGGCTGCCCTGGCGCAGGAGGAGAGAAAAACAATTATTGAATCCCTGCGGAAACATGCCGGGAATCGAAAACAAGCTGCAAGCAATCTGGGAATTTCTACGACAACCTTATGGAGAAAGATGAAGGAATACCAGATAGTATCAAAGACAAGTTACAATACGGAAAATTCATAA
- a CDS encoding helix-turn-helix domain-containing protein, with protein MISSKEIRELREKMGATQAEFAKALGVSFSTVSRWESDKAQPDDTQEEQMIALKQLIENKEVAIDVKKLKKMLALMGIGGVIAIAIAAGLSISNPLGAAISSLVKGSAKGKLLDLFKKNKKHAGK; from the coding sequence ATGATTAGTTCAAAAGAAATAAGAGAACTCCGTGAAAAGATGGGGGCAACTCAGGCTGAATTTGCGAAAGCCCTGGGGGTGAGCTTTTCAACCGTGAGCAGGTGGGAAAGCGACAAGGCACAGCCCGACGATACGCAGGAAGAACAGATGATTGCACTGAAGCAATTGATCGAAAATAAAGAGGTTGCCATTGACGTCAAAAAACTGAAAAAGATGCTCGCCCTGATGGGCATTGGCGGGGTGATCGCCATTGCAATAGCCGCCGGATTATCGATCTCCAACCCGTTGGGCGCAGCCATATCTTCCCTGGTAAAAGGCTCTGCAAAAGGGAAACTCCTGGATTTGTTTAAAAAAAACAAGAAACATGCCGGTAAATAA